The Archocentrus centrarchus isolate MPI-CPG fArcCen1 chromosome 3, fArcCen1, whole genome shotgun sequence sequence ACATAAGAAGACatcaaaaatgtattcattcttTATTAGCTGATTAAAATTAAATGCTTAAATAGGAAGACAGTCACTATgctaaaatatacagaataatTTGATTTATAATACTCTACTTCACTGAGCTGTTCTTAAACAAAATGTGTACTGTGAAAGCAACATTAAATATATTGCAAACAATATATATCATGTGAACAGGTAAACATCTGTGTAATGGCAGCAGTGTATTTTACAGAGTGACTATGacaagtgttttaaaaaaatgatagtAACGTTGCCAATACCAAGATATTGATCACTTCTAGAATACACACATCTACTATATACAGTTATTTTACAGTCAGTCAGTATGACCATTGCAGCAGCCTTAAATCACCACCTACATCTCTGCCTCTGCCTTTGTTTATTGAACTGATCTATGCTGGGATGTGTTCTTCTGAGCTCTGAAATTCAAATTTagacacattcacatttacaaATTCAGTGTCAGAAATACagaattgttgttgttgtgtgtgtcttttcttAGAAAGCATTAGACTTTGGATGCATCAGAACGATTCAGTGGTTTCTGCGCTAGCCATACAGTGTATCATCATGCTGAAAAGCAAGCTTTCTGGCTGCAGTTTCACACAGCCTTGACAAACCACACAAATTGTCACAAGCCTTTATGAAACAGCTCGTACCAGACCAAGAAATAAAACCAGGTATCTGTGTGTTAATCTGAACTATACATCAAAATCATAGTATCAGCGCTTTCATTGGGAGTTAcccacaaatgcttgattgtgTTACACTTTGCTGTTGGCCTGGAAGACTAAATATTCTTGTACACTTTATAAATGGTTTGTCATTTTGGTACTaccatttctttgctttttttttttggctacatCGTACACTGCTGTTTAGCATGCAAGGTGCTCAAGAGTAGAAAGTGAGCACACTCTTGTGGTTGCCTCTAATGAGCAGGGTGGGTGGAAGGTCCTTTGTCAGAATGTCCAGCCAGGCCATGTAGAGGAAATCAGAGATCGTTTCCTTACGAGCAATGGGCATGCTCCTACAGTGCAGACAAATATGTTAGACATTGTTCTTTCAACACTGGATTGGTAGTGTTATCCAGACAGTGTATACTTACACAATGATTAAATTGGCTGATCTGGAGTTTTCCTTAAGGAGCTCATTCAGTCGTACCTGGAGGTGGGTCTGTAAaccagcaggtttttttttttaaacaaagaattTCAACAAAATTTTGCTGTTTAAAGCAACATCTTTAAATGAAGATAATATActtctcaaaaaattaaaggaacacgtTTTATTCAGAGTGtggcatcaagtcagttaaaagttctgggatattgatctggtcagttcagtagcagagagggttgttaatcagtttcatctGCTTTTGGCATTCATTACATCTTGCTTGTTTAGGGTCAGTGTCGCTACTGGTAGcctgaggtgatacctggaccctacagaggttacacaggtagtccaactcctccaggatggcacatcaatacgtgccattgccagaaggtttactgtgtctcccagcacagtctcaaaagcatggaggagattccaggagaaagacagttactctaggagagctggacaggaccgTAGAAGgaccttaacccatcagcagttatctgctcctttgtgcaaagaggaacaggatgagcactgccagagccctacaaaatgacctgaAGAAgtccactggtgtgaatgtctctgaccaaacaatcagaaacaggctTCATGAGGGCAGCCTGAGGGCTCGATgccctctagtgggccctgtgctaaCAGCCCAGCACCATGAAGCCTGATTGGCTTCTGCCaaagaataccagaattggcaggtccaccactggccccccacccccacccccctgcatcctggaggatgaaggaattgataacattgactggcccccacacttgcCTGATTTAAATCCAACGCTTCAGTACATCCaacgctgccaggttgcacctcagactgtccaggagctcagttatgccctggtccagatccgGGAGGAGATCCCCCCAGTACATGATCCATTGTGTCATTAGGAAAATGCCCTGACATTGTCAgatcaggcatgcatacaagcacaagGGGGCCAAACAAATTACTGAGTACcgttttgagttgctgcaatgaaatattgtcaaaatggactagcctgccgcatcatttttttcactttcactttctgagtatctttaaattcagctctctgtatgttgatcattttaatttccatcaaacgatgtggcatcctttcattcctaacacattacccagtccatttcggtatagatatccagcatgatttttttcccattgagatctgatgtgttttcaaagcgttcctttaattttctgaGCCATGTACACAACATCTACACTGTAGCCTGTGTAAGATTATTATTTTGTGTCAGTGACTTTACCTTCTCTTCAAACTCGCTTAGCTCTTTGTCGGTGATCTTCCAGGGGTGCTCTTTCTGCAAGGCTCCAACCTGAGCAGGGTCTCTAGACCCCTCGTGCAGACAGAAAGGCTCGATCATCTCGTGTAAGTCCTTCAAGCTGGAGAATTGCAGATAAGCACATGAGCTTACTggggaaacttttttttaaaacctttagtATGCTGATATTATGGTGCAATTAAATTTTACTGTTACTGCCGCACCGTCTGATTCGCTGTTACTTGTGTATGTGAAAAGAAATGCAGTTACCTGTCAGATCTGGGTTGGATATGTAGGTCATCAATAATATTGATGTTACTGCAGTTAATTCTAAATTTCTTCAGCAGGCCCACCATCCTGCAAGTCAAATCATCACGCACTGATTAGTTTTCATGTAAATGTAGGTAATAAATTTAGCGTTAACGCTAAATAGCATTCCAGTAATGTTATTGGCACATGAATTTTCATAGCTTAGCAAATAATGTATCCAGTCTAACTTCCACACATTAAGCTATAATTGATAttgaaatattaatttgtttACTTACTCTTCCTTATCCAGATCACTGCGTCCAGGCTGCCCCGCAGTGAAGATCCTCAGTTTGCAGTCTTTCCACTTCTTCCTGGTAGTGAGGATGTAGGGGAGGAGCAGGGTAAGACCTGGGAGAAGGGAaagatgttttttatttatttattttttactgtactGTGTTGCTTTTAAAGCATCAAGTTATGGCTTTTGGTGCACCTTTCTGTTACAAACTCTAGGCAAGGTTCATAAAAACGAACCAGGTCTTACCTCCATCATCAAACAGCCACCACACATCTATGGTGCCTTTGGGCTGTTTCTTCTTGAACTGAATACTGGCTTCCAACAGCTTCTCATTCATCTTGGCAACCTGTGGGGGTGGAGGGCTACACACTGACactgggagagagaaagagagagagagaaagctatGAGAGCAACAGCAGGAGGGAATATAATTCACTGACAGTGTGGCGAGTTAAGTTGGATGGAAAAACTAGCGCAAACCAACATTAGGAGATGACTCTACATTGCCAGAAATGGCCATCTCTCAAGTCTAATGTTCCAATGAGTAGGATGCAGTTTGTATACTAACGACCGTCGCTGTCTTGCCAAGATGCAGTTCACTGGAGAGTGTGTgttagtgtctgtgtgtgtgtgtgtgtgtgtgaaacagacAGATTGAGCGAGAGGCTGCAAGCATCCTCAGCTGTCTGGGTTAAAGGAATGCTCTTAAGAGATGCTCTTCAAAGTAGAACGAAAAGGAGCGCATTATTGGATTACACCCTCAGAGGCCTCTTTAGTGGGAGTGGTCGATTCAATTATATCTCAATGTGGGTGTGGAGacccttccccccccccccccccccccccaaaaaaaaaaaaaaaaaagatgtgactcattggtttcatttattaagtgTGTGTTATTTGATTCTTTAACTCAGTGAAAAAACGAGTGAGTGTGGAGGAGCGTGAGAAAGAGAAGCTTGCTTCCATATATTCAGAGATCATATTCATCTGCTGATGCAGCCTTTGCTTTAAATAGCTTAGATTGAAGTTCGAGACAGTCTTGAGACAGATACCTCTGGTCGTGAGCACTTGCTGAGATGATTTCCTGGACTTCCTGAAGAGTCCTTTAGCTTTCCCTCCATTTGGCATCATCTCACTCTCCAGAGCCTCTTGCTCCTTTGCTGCCTTTAGCATCTCCTCTGAAAACCAGAATCGGATTGTGAGCATGTGTTACACAAGATAGAATTCCCCTTTGTTATAGTACAGATTTCTGCAGAGACACAAGTATAAACTTCAAGTTATTAGCACGGCAGTTTCGAGGAAAAAAGTTGAGCTATTGTCACAGGCTTGGCGTCGGCAGCGCCTgtcccacaaaaactttaacgttgGCCATGACTCGAGAACAATGTGGATGTTCAGATTCGcgccatagatgcatctactaaaaatcacAGAGAAGTTCAAATCTCAGCAGCCTTGACCTCAAGCTAAAGGTCAGTTTTCTGAAACGATCTGACCtaagatgttcaaattcacaccatagatgcacatTGTTCAAGCGAGACCATCAAACTTTCCGCACAATTACAAATCCGAAACAGCCGAGTGTTGGCACCCGCTCAGCGGTGCTCTAGTTTTACTGTCTTATCTGTCAACTACCTGACTGTTATTAACTTTTATGAAACACCTTGAATCTACAGAACAAAGTATCCTGGCTTATCAGTTGTTTAATCAAAATGAGTTACTGTAGGTTGTTGTGACACATACACAGCAGTTTCTGACTTTTGCTAATTTATTGGTGGTTTGATGCAGTCAAAACGGATTTAAAATCAGAGAACTACAACTCTGCATTTTAATCTCTTGAAACAAATTtaagtttttatcattttgttaTGAATGCTTACTGTATTTTCAGCTACATTGTCCAAAACATCAATATTTGCAGGACTtaattatttatcttttttttaaggctgCGTTCTTCCTGACCTTTATATATAACCCATCTGTGTCcacttatattttttaataataatatattcatattttgGGTATATTGGGTATATATTAGCTCTTAAAGATTAAATAGCAGCCTAAAGAAAATGTCACACTGACCTTCTGCCTCGACAATGTGAGTCACATCCAGTCCATGGTTCATCCTCAGCATCACTGTCCCATACTCAAAGTCAAATGCATCGCTGTCAAAAAGCAAATTAGGATGCTAGTTCAAACACAGATCTCCTATTTATGTTTAATTACTGAGTGTGCTATTGTTATGAAaatgtgtgtcttttttgtgACTTACTGAAGTACTCCCACATAATTCTGAACTGCTTCAGCGCCGGCAGTCCTCCAGTTTTTCTTGAAGCCGATCACTAATGTGTTAGGCTTCATACGGCCAAGACCAGAGGCctgtgaggaaaaacaaaaatcccaAATATGAATGAGCTGTTAAGTGAAGCAACACAGACACCAAGTTACCCTGGGGTTGTAAAAGCGGGTGTAAAAACCTTGATTAATGggagaagggggtggggggtggggattCGCCAGAAAGTTTCAAAATGTCCTGGAAAAGAAGGCCGTGAGGCTGTTTTATTGCCAGAAATTATGAGCAGATCACTCAGCGGATCGCACTTTGTCTGCAGGGACTCATCCAAACGCAGTGTTAATCAGTTATAGCTTTTAATCTGCTGTGCTGTTTGAAGTAAGCTATCCTGACAATGAACAGAGGCCTTATCTTGACAGTGCAATAGTCTGAGTTATAACAGTGTTTTCCAGCTCCTCATTAACTCCCTCTTCTTCTGCTTCCTACACGTGTCCTGGCCAGATCCTTAAAATAGGTCTAGGACAGGTCTAGAGAAATGTAGGGTGTTGTTTGGAAGAAATGGGTCAATAAAACCTGCTTCTCTGAATCTGCCATCataatctaatttttttttttttaatttaatcttgTGTAAATTATGACCATACTGACCTGCAACAGGCTCTCAGCTCCTTCCCTGAAGTTGTCACAGGCCACAGCAGCGTAAAATGCCCTGCGTTTGGTCTTCTTAAGCCACAGCTGGTTTTTCTCCATTGCGTCATTGACGTCTTGAAGGGCCTCTGACCTCGGGCCCTGAGGAGATCACACCACAGAGCTGAATGTAAGTGTTTTGGTGAAAGGGAAAAGAGGTCCCACGTACATCTTTTTTCCTATTCAGAAAGTGCACCTGACCCTAAACTTTAGTCTCTGGTGTTCAGACAGTTGGCATTTACCGCGTCCCTGCCTGACATTCTCTTGCATACCCACTGCATGTTAAGTCTGCACTCTGCTAAATTAAATGAGCTTGATTTAAATAGGAGGTTGATTTTTAGAACATCTGAGATTACAGTGTAACCTACCACAAACACTTCGCAGGTGAGACACAGTCCGTAGTTCTTAGAGAAGGAGTGTGCCAGGTCGAGGAGAGCTGGCCTGCTTCGTGCTGAACCCGTCAGAGCTAATATCTGAGGCCTGAAAAAGGGATTTATTAGTTATATGTACATGTATTTTAGGTTTCTGAAAAAGCCCTTTGATCTAAACATTTTACCTATTGttaattattttgaaattgttttGAAATGTTTCTATATGTGCCCACAGGGATGTAGTGCAGAATTTTACCTGAAGTTCTTTACGTGATCCTCTACacctgacagagagagagcattGCTGACTGCACTCACAAATGTCACCGCCTGCGTGGACGAACCCCAGTTCACAGCTGAAGATAAAATGAGAGTCCTGACAGGTTAGTTCCATAGTTGGTGCGTAGCAGAAGTGCTCCCAAGCATGCAAATGAGCTCACCTGGCTTCTTGACCAGAACATATATGTAGAGGAGGAATTCAATGCCATACGTGAGCAGAGCAGCCCACCAGTTGATAACAAACATAACAGCGCAGCAGAGCACTGCTCCCACCAGGGAGAGCCACATGTTGTAGTATTTATATGCTGGTCTCCagcctgcatttaaaaaaagaataataaaaaaagactaCATTAATGCTGTGGGAAAATTGATGGAAAACGGACTCCATATAACAAAATGCATCAAACACGACATGTTCTATAAAACACAGTTTGTCAGATAGCACTCTGGGAGCAAGTAGATCTACCTGCTTCTACTAACAGACTTTCTCCTTTCTAAGCTGCTTGTTAGAGACCCACCTGGAGACTTGGCATAAGAGGCATGGAAGCAGGAGAAATTGATGAGGGCATAAGATGCCAGGAAGAAGTTTGAGATGATCGGAGCGATCGTGTTGAGATCACCTGCACagacagaaaattaaattaaattcctTCTGCAC is a genomic window containing:
- the slc12a1 gene encoding solute carrier family 12 member 1 is translated as MERFNSNKGGHFNSAYDSNLDEPPVYEETKFSNDDHRTVRPSVVSAFGHDTLDRVPHIDFYRNAGSVSGQRAVRPSLQELHDVFQKNGAISIPDSVEDDGERSIGTPSDDMESAAPSDDQKGLIKFGWIRGVLVRCMLNIWGVMLFIRLSWVFGQAGWGLGTVIIALSCVVTTLTGLSMSAICTNGVVRGGGAYYMISRSLGPEFGGSIGLIFAFANAVGVSMYVVGFAETVVDLLKENSAIMVDEINDIRIIGCITVVLLLGISVAGMEWEAKAQILLLVILLVAIVNVFVGTVIPATKEKKSQGFFNYNSKIFAENFIPNFSDGETFFSVFAIFFPAATGILAGANISGDLRDAQAAIPKGTLLAILITGLTYLAMAFCVSATVVREATGNSSSLINDTTPVICNGSTAVACELGYDFSSCEVKKCNFGLMNNFQVMTLVSGFGPLIIAGTFSATLSSALASLVSAPKVFQALCKDNIYKALHFFAKGHGKNDEPIRGYVLTFLISVAFILIGDLNTIAPIISNFFLASYALINFSCFHASYAKSPGWRPAYKYYNMWLSLVGAVLCCAVMFVINWWAALLTYGIEFLLYIYVLVKKPAVNWGSSTQAVTFVSAVSNALSLSGVEDHVKNFRPQILALTGSARSRPALLDLAHSFSKNYGLCLTCEVFVGPRSEALQDVNDAMEKNQLWLKKTKRRAFYAAVACDNFREGAESLLQASGLGRMKPNTLVIGFKKNWRTAGAEAVQNYVGVLHDAFDFEYGTVMLRMNHGLDVTHIVEAEEEMLKAAKEQEALESEMMPNGGKAKGLFRKSRKSSQQVLTTRVSVCSPPPPQVAKMNEKLLEASIQFKKKQPKGTIDVWWLFDDGGLTLLLPYILTTRKKWKDCKLRIFTAGQPGRSDLDKEEMVGLLKKFRINCSNINIIDDLHIQPRSDSLKDLHEMIEPFCLHEGSRDPAQVGALQKEHPWKITDKELSEFEEKTHLQVRLNELLKENSRSANLIIVSMPIARKETISDFLYMAWLDILTKDLPPTLLIRGNHKSVLTFYS